In Eubacteriales bacterium mix99, the DNA window GATTCGCCGGGCTGCGGCCGGGAAGCGAATACGATACCCTGTATGAGTCCGCCAAATGCCGGTCGGAAGCGGACTGGCTGGTGGGCATGAACGCCACCCGCGCCTTTACTCTCCAGTATAGGGTGCTTTTGTCCATCGGCCGGGTTCAGACGCCGACCCTTGCAATTCTGGCGGCCCGGCACAGGGAGATTGAAGCCTTTGTTCCGCAGGATTACTGGGAGGTACAGGGCGATTTCGGGGATTATCGCGGGATCCGATATGACCGGACGGTTTCCAATACGAAGATTTTTGACAGGGAAAAGGCCATGGCTGTCGCGGCAAAAGTCCGGGGCAGGGAGGGCCTGGTTCGCTCCATTGTGAAGAAGGAGAAGAAAGAATATTTTCCACAGTTGTATGACCTGACGGAGCTGCAGAGGGACGCCAACCGAAGATACAGCTTTTCCGCGCAGCAGACCCTGCAGACGGCGCAGGATCTCTATGAAAAGCGAAAAATGATTACCTATCCGCGGACGGACAGCCGATATATCACACAGGATATGGTGCCGACCCTGAAGCCCATCTTACAGACTCTGGATCGTCCTCCGTATTCCAAATTTGTACGGCCGGTTCTGTCTCTTGCGAAGCTTCCCGCGGGTAAACGGCTGGTGGACAACAGCAAAGTATCGGATCATCATGCCATTCTTCCCACCCGGACAAGGAGCCGGGTCAATCTGTCGGAGAGGGAGCAGAAAATATATGATCTGATTGTCCGAAGGTTTCTCTGCGTTTTCTATCCGCCTTATGTATACGAAGAGACACAAATCCATACCCTTGTGGAAGGGGAAACCTTCTTTACAAAAGGGATTTCCGTCAAATCCCCGGGTTGGAAAGTGCTTTACGGCAAAGGTGGCAGTGGACAACAGGATCGTAACGCAGACCGGCAGGGTGCTGGTCAGCAGGACGCAGGGAAGAGTCCCGTGTCAGGTCGGGAAGACTCTGCCGGCAAAGGAACGAATAACGGACAGGCCGGACAGACCGGACAGGAAGCAGCTCTTCCGCATTTAACGGAAGGTCAGAAGGTCACCGCATTGCGAGCGGAAGTGCAGAAGAAGAAAACAGTACCTCCCAGGCCCTATACGGAAGCTTCCCTTTTGTCCGCCATGGAGCATGCGGGGCGGTTTGTGGAAGATGAGCGGCTGAAGGAGCAGCTCAAGGCCAACGGGCTGGGTACGCCGGCCACCCGGGCTGCCATCATCGAACGGCTTCTTGCAGTGGGATATGTCACCCGAAAGGGGAAATCCCTGCTGCCGACTCCGAAAGGAATCAATCTGATTGAAGTCGTGCCGGACGCGCTGAAATCCCCGGAAACCACAGGAAAGTGGGAAAGGGGCCTTGGAAGCATTGCAAAGGGATCCATGCAGCCGGACCGGTTTATGGGAAGCATCACCCGATATGTGCAATATATCGTGAAGGAAGCCGCTGCGCACAGGAGCAATGTCGTTTTTCCCCAGGAACCGTACCGGAGGAAGAAAAGAACGGTTCGAAAGACCGGGAAACGACAAAAACAACAGGCAAGCCGTTGGCAGGCAAACCGTTGACAGGGCAACCATTGATTTTAATATAAAGGAGTAGGTTGATCGTGGCAGATACACCGGTTCAAACAACCATAAAGCAAATTTTCAGGCAGCCGGA includes these proteins:
- a CDS encoding DNA topoisomerase III; translated protein: MGKVLVIAEKPSVGRDIARVLQCREKGGGFLYNDVYIVSWAIGHLVSLWEPEEYDDRYKKWRMETLPIVPGEMKLKVLPKTRKQFNVLKKLMNDKGVDSLICATDSGREGELIFRYIYQMSGSKKPYQRLWISSMTDEAIRDGFAGLRPGSEYDTLYESAKCRSEADWLVGMNATRAFTLQYRVLLSIGRVQTPTLAILAARHREIEAFVPQDYWEVQGDFGDYRGIRYDRTVSNTKIFDREKAMAVAAKVRGREGLVRSIVKKEKKEYFPQLYDLTELQRDANRRYSFSAQQTLQTAQDLYEKRKMITYPRTDSRYITQDMVPTLKPILQTLDRPPYSKFVRPVLSLAKLPAGKRLVDNSKVSDHHAILPTRTRSRVNLSEREQKIYDLIVRRFLCVFYPPYVYEETQIHTLVEGETFFTKGISVKSPGWKVLYGKGGSGQQDRNADRQGAGQQDAGKSPVSGREDSAGKGTNNGQAGQTGQEAALPHLTEGQKVTALRAEVQKKKTVPPRPYTEASLLSAMEHAGRFVEDERLKEQLKANGLGTPATRAAIIERLLAVGYVTRKGKSLLPTPKGINLIEVVPDALKSPETTGKWERGLGSIAKGSMQPDRFMGSITRYVQYIVKEAAAHRSNVVFPQEPYRRKKRTVRKTGKRQKQQASRWQANR